A single window of Debaryomyces hansenii CBS767 chromosome F complete sequence DNA harbors:
- a CDS encoding DEHA2F19030p (weakly similar to uniprot|P38429 Saccharomyces cerevisiae YMR263W SAP30 Subunit of a histone deacetylase complex) codes for MALRNHKESASESESKQPSNSRASNKARNAAAQAAQQEFLLKHINSNGPHDRPKPHPLDFNSFSEETLEKYNKKYGLNFPPPLSINGHILSSEIGKKTFTAKNNKNKISKPELSNNLKKHFLALPCRENEIIANFIYTVRNEDQDFKLSFK; via the coding sequence ATGGCACTTAGAAACCACAAGGAATCAGCTTCTGAGTCCGAATCAAAACAACCCAGTAATTCTAGAGCTTCAAATAAAGCCAGAAATGCTGCAGCACAGGCGGCCCAAcaagaatttttattaaagcATATAAACTCAAATGGACCCCATGACAGACCTAAACCGCATCCGTTGgattttaattcattcaGCGAAGAAACGCTCGAGAAATACAACAAAAAGTACGGATTGAATTTTCCTCCtccattatcaattaatgGCCATATATTAAGTTCAGAGATAGGGAAGAAAACTTTTACAGctaaaaataataagaataaaataaGCAAGCCGGAACTTTCAAACAACTTAAAAAAGCACTTTTTAGCGTTACCATGCCGTGAAAACGAAATCATTGCTAATTTCATATATACTGTTAGAAATGAAGATCAGGACTTTAAGCtatctttcaaataa